A region from the Streptomyces sp. 3214.6 genome encodes:
- a CDS encoding RICIN domain-containing protein, with the protein MRPLRIGAGTVKSLAAAAVVFAAVLPAQPAYAATTNFYVDPVNGSDGNPGTSTAAAFKTVQAAQAAVRAVNANMSDDIVVNLRGRAYPLTTPITFGTSDSGTNGHTVVYQAYNGETPVITSGKAITGWTAAAGGEYKAPVGTLDFRQLYVNGVRATRARFPDLGSDFQLQGSDKTNKLLKVLSSQVSDWAHLGQVEMMLETQWGESYLRLKSTSSSNGTANVSIQDHEAGILFPRPFPVLANGSPLHFENAHEFLNEPGEFYVDTAAQTVYYKPRPGEDMSTATVQAPTLRTLFDIKGTNLDSPAHDLRFSGLTFTGTTWMEATDNGYLNGQGGNYNISADSSNNQYVGRPPAGVQAANADRLSFTGNTFTQLGATALDLHHGVHDSTVTGNLIHDIAGNGIMVGKFSDPTVEFHTVYNPPTSPAGEDAREVVKNVTVKDNLISRIGEDYLGTAGINAGFVNSTAIDHNDISDTPWAGISLGWGWQSAANAEGNNSVSYNRIGNVMNRLCDSAGIYHLSNDPGTVFNGNYIHDVIRMPSACGSAVSGMYLDEGSNNMTLSNNVLSHTDGFINQNRNGSNVTLTNNTTSGDAVIKASGLEAAYRGLAAKLNLAYNKPASASSVNGSAWGPTKADDNDGATGWSPTGSDTSAWWQVDLGQAYQLGQFSLTMHQDIDQPETRGQFEIRGSNDPSFATYTVLGRQGATALPLASTLTGDIDVRQKFRYVRVAKTDGAYFFIADFSVQQAGGALEDATGTPNVNASTYYTFKNVNSGQLMDVYQNSTADGASVIQWPSNGGANQQWNIVPVSGQLYKIVNRNSGKVLDINASSHWRGTALQQYTYNGSTNQLWYFEPTSGGYVIRNFESRQILEVGGGSTANGAAISQWMPLNQANQAWTIQ; encoded by the coding sequence ATGAGACCCCTACGCATCGGCGCGGGGACGGTCAAGTCGCTCGCAGCGGCGGCTGTCGTCTTCGCGGCCGTGCTGCCCGCTCAACCCGCCTACGCGGCCACGACGAACTTCTACGTCGACCCTGTCAACGGCAGTGACGGCAACCCGGGAACCAGCACTGCCGCAGCGTTCAAGACCGTCCAGGCCGCCCAGGCAGCGGTCCGGGCCGTCAACGCGAACATGTCCGACGACATCGTCGTGAACCTGCGTGGACGCGCCTACCCCCTCACCACCCCGATCACCTTCGGCACCAGCGACTCGGGCACGAACGGCCACACGGTCGTCTACCAGGCGTACAACGGTGAGACGCCGGTGATCACCAGCGGCAAGGCGATCACCGGCTGGACCGCGGCTGCGGGCGGAGAGTACAAGGCGCCTGTCGGCACCCTCGACTTCCGGCAGTTGTACGTCAACGGGGTCCGCGCCACCCGGGCCCGCTTCCCCGACCTCGGTTCGGACTTCCAACTGCAGGGCAGTGACAAGACCAACAAGCTGCTGAAGGTGCTCAGTTCGCAGGTCTCCGACTGGGCCCACCTGGGTCAGGTCGAGATGATGCTGGAAACGCAGTGGGGCGAGAGCTACCTGCGGCTGAAGTCGACCAGCTCCAGCAACGGCACCGCCAACGTGTCGATCCAGGACCACGAGGCGGGCATCCTGTTCCCGCGCCCCTTTCCGGTGCTCGCCAACGGCTCTCCCCTGCACTTCGAGAACGCCCACGAGTTCCTCAACGAACCGGGCGAGTTCTACGTCGACACGGCCGCGCAGACCGTCTACTACAAGCCCCGCCCCGGCGAGGACATGTCCACGGCCACCGTGCAGGCGCCGACGCTCAGAACGCTTTTCGACATCAAGGGCACGAACCTCGACAGCCCCGCCCACGACCTGCGCTTCTCCGGGCTCACCTTCACTGGGACCACCTGGATGGAAGCGACGGACAACGGCTACCTCAACGGCCAGGGCGGCAACTACAACATCTCGGCCGACAGCTCCAACAACCAGTACGTCGGTCGTCCACCGGCCGGGGTCCAGGCCGCGAACGCCGACCGCCTCTCCTTCACCGGCAACACCTTCACACAGCTGGGCGCCACCGCCCTCGACCTGCACCACGGCGTGCACGACAGCACCGTGACCGGCAACCTCATCCACGACATCGCCGGCAACGGAATCATGGTCGGCAAGTTCTCCGACCCGACCGTGGAGTTCCACACCGTCTACAACCCGCCCACCTCACCGGCCGGTGAGGACGCCCGGGAGGTGGTCAAGAACGTCACCGTCAAGGACAACCTCATCAGCCGGATCGGTGAGGACTACCTGGGCACCGCGGGCATCAACGCGGGCTTCGTCAACAGCACCGCCATCGACCACAACGACATCTCCGACACTCCGTGGGCCGGCATCTCGCTCGGCTGGGGCTGGCAGTCGGCGGCCAACGCCGAGGGAAACAACAGCGTCAGCTACAACCGGATCGGCAACGTGATGAACCGGCTGTGCGACTCCGCCGGTATCTACCACCTCTCGAACGACCCGGGCACCGTCTTCAACGGCAACTACATCCACGACGTGATACGCATGCCGTCCGCCTGCGGCTCGGCCGTGTCCGGCATGTACCTGGACGAGGGGTCGAACAACATGACCCTCTCGAACAACGTGCTGTCGCACACCGACGGATTCATCAACCAGAACCGCAACGGCTCCAACGTCACGCTCACCAACAACACGACGTCCGGCGACGCGGTGATCAAGGCATCCGGTCTCGAGGCCGCCTACCGCGGGCTGGCGGCGAAGCTCAACCTCGCCTACAACAAGCCGGCGTCCGCCTCCTCGGTGAACGGCTCCGCCTGGGGGCCGACCAAGGCCGACGACAACGACGGTGCCACCGGATGGTCGCCGACCGGGAGCGACACCTCGGCGTGGTGGCAGGTCGACCTGGGGCAGGCCTACCAGCTCGGACAGTTCTCTCTGACGATGCACCAGGACATCGATCAGCCGGAGACACGCGGCCAGTTCGAGATCCGTGGCTCCAACGACCCGTCGTTCGCCACCTACACCGTGCTGGGGCGCCAGGGCGCCACCGCCCTGCCGCTCGCGTCGACGCTGACGGGCGACATCGACGTCCGTCAGAAGTTCCGCTACGTGCGGGTCGCCAAGACCGACGGCGCGTACTTCTTCATCGCGGACTTCAGTGTGCAGCAGGCCGGCGGGGCGCTGGAGGACGCGACCGGTACGCCGAACGTCAACGCGTCGACGTACTACACGTTCAAGAACGTCAACAGCGGCCAACTGATGGATGTGTACCAGAACTCCACCGCGGACGGGGCAAGCGTCATCCAGTGGCCGAGCAACGGTGGTGCCAACCAGCAGTGGAACATCGTTCCGGTCAGTGGGCAGCTCTACAAGATCGTGAACAGGAACAGCGGCAAGGTCCTCGACATCAACGCCTCCAGTCACTGGAGGGGGACCGCGCTGCAGCAGTACACCTACAACGGCAGCACCAACCAGCTGTGGTACTTCGAGCCGACCAGCGGTGGCTACGTCATCCGCAACTTCGAGAGCAGGCAGATCCTGGAGGTCGGTGGCGGATCGACGGCCAACGGAGCCGCCATCAGTCAGTGGATGCCGCTGAACCAGGCGAACCAGGCATGGACGATCCAGTGA